From one Streptomyces sp. CA-210063 genomic stretch:
- a CDS encoding response regulator, with amino-acid sequence MRTSTGPTIRVLLADDHPVVRDGLAAMLATQPDLTVVGEAANGAEALHQTASLAPDVVLMDLQMPGMDGTTATAAIRAAHPEVRVLVLTTYDTDADITAAVDAGAVGYLLKDTGRHELCEAVRTAARGGAVLSPSVAAKVLAHMRGDRVAGLSGRELEVLSAVARGQSNKQIARALRLSEATVKTHLLHIYTKLDVGDRTAAVTAALGRGIIRLD; translated from the coding sequence ATGAGGACGTCGACCGGTCCCACCATCCGGGTCCTCCTCGCCGACGACCACCCCGTGGTCCGCGACGGGCTTGCCGCCATGCTGGCCACCCAGCCCGACCTCACGGTCGTCGGCGAGGCCGCCAACGGTGCCGAGGCACTGCACCAGACCGCCTCACTCGCACCCGACGTCGTGCTGATGGACCTGCAGATGCCCGGCATGGACGGCACCACCGCGACCGCCGCCATCCGCGCCGCCCACCCCGAGGTGCGGGTCCTCGTCCTGACCACCTACGACACGGACGCCGACATCACGGCCGCCGTCGACGCCGGCGCGGTCGGCTACCTGCTCAAGGACACCGGACGACACGAGCTGTGCGAGGCCGTCCGTACCGCCGCCCGGGGAGGCGCGGTACTGTCCCCCTCTGTGGCCGCCAAGGTCCTCGCCCATATGCGCGGCGACCGGGTCGCCGGCTTGTCCGGCAGGGAACTCGAAGTCCTGTCCGCCGTGGCTCGGGGGCAGAGCAACAAGCAGATCGCCCGCGCCCTGCGCCTGTCCGAGGCCACGGTCAAGACCCATCTGCTGCACATCTACACCAAGCTCGACGTCGGCGACCGCACCGCCGCCGTCACCGCCGCACTCGGCCGGGGAATCATCCGCCTGGACTGA
- a CDS encoding sensor histidine kinase, translated as MALRQAWEWERWKAMGQHAFFATVLALSMPGALAGAEMTTGAALSRIGPAVGLALWYAYWITLRGGAGRPPLPYLVGALAGWAFMAVVDPAFLPVAVAVLSPYWLRRAWWSAGGVLVLGAAWSLQSLTTDGYVDVRALTGCVLGTAVAVTLTCYVATLDHESHKRQRLLDELTATQAERAAAERQAGTLAERQRLAREVHDTLTQGFASIAMLLDAARDDLPPDSPAARRVEQAMRTARDNLAESRRLVHALRPAPLDRTHLADAVRELTGRLAEETGTEAYTVVTGRPVALPPTAEGELLRVVQEALTNARRHARAISVSVTLSYLGDVLAIDIQDDGTGFAPAARHPGVGLTTMRERIASLHGTFTVESAPGEGTTVAVTVPLPAEPPSSEPSAAVSGTERMAPAS; from the coding sequence ATGGCACTGCGACAGGCGTGGGAGTGGGAGCGGTGGAAGGCCATGGGTCAGCACGCCTTCTTCGCCACCGTGCTCGCCCTGTCCATGCCGGGTGCGCTGGCCGGGGCGGAGATGACGACCGGCGCGGCGCTGTCGCGGATCGGCCCGGCGGTGGGGCTCGCCCTTTGGTACGCGTACTGGATCACGCTGCGTGGTGGCGCCGGTCGCCCGCCGCTGCCCTACCTTGTCGGGGCTTTGGCCGGGTGGGCGTTCATGGCCGTGGTGGACCCCGCGTTCCTCCCGGTGGCCGTGGCGGTGCTGAGCCCGTACTGGCTGAGGCGGGCCTGGTGGTCGGCCGGCGGGGTGCTGGTGCTGGGCGCCGCCTGGTCGTTGCAGAGCCTCACCACGGACGGTTACGTCGACGTGCGGGCGCTCACGGGATGCGTGCTCGGCACGGCGGTGGCGGTCACCCTCACGTGCTACGTCGCCACCCTCGACCATGAGAGTCACAAGCGGCAGCGGCTCCTGGACGAGCTCACCGCCACCCAGGCGGAACGAGCGGCAGCGGAACGCCAGGCCGGTACCTTGGCCGAACGCCAGCGCCTGGCCCGGGAGGTCCACGACACGCTGACCCAGGGGTTCGCGTCCATCGCCATGCTGCTGGACGCCGCACGCGACGACCTGCCACCCGACTCCCCTGCGGCCCGCCGCGTCGAGCAGGCCATGCGCACGGCCCGGGACAACCTCGCGGAGAGCCGCCGCCTCGTGCATGCCCTCCGCCCGGCGCCACTGGACCGCACGCACCTGGCGGACGCGGTCCGTGAACTCACCGGCCGGCTCGCGGAGGAGACCGGCACCGAGGCCTACACGGTCGTGACCGGCCGACCGGTCGCCCTGCCTCCCACTGCCGAGGGCGAGTTGCTGCGCGTCGTGCAGGAGGCACTGACCAACGCCCGGCGGCACGCCCGCGCGATCAGTGTCTCGGTCACGCTCTCGTACCTCGGCGATGTCCTGGCGATCGACATCCAGGACGACGGCACCGGTTTCGCGCCTGCTGCCCGGCATCCGGGCGTCGGCCTGACCACCATGCGGGAGCGCATCGCCTCCTTGCACGGCACGTTCACGGTGGAAAGCGCCCCGGGCGAGGGTACGACCGTCGCCGTCACGGTGCCGCTCCCGGCCGAGCCTCCGTCCTCCGAGCCCTCAGCCGCCGTGTCGGGCACCGAGCGGATGGCCCCGGCGTCATGA
- the lgt gene encoding prolipoprotein diacylglyceryl transferase codes for MPLAFIPSPSIGEIHLGPLPLRGYSLMLILGIAAAVWLGGRRWAARGGEKTVVADIALWAVPFGVVGARLYHVITSSEPYFGKGGDPLKALIIWDGGIGIWGAIAGGAVGAWIGCRRKGVALSAFADAVAPGIALGQAIGRWGNWFNQELYGRATTLPWALEIDPAHRPEATADLATYHPAFLYESLWCLGVVALVVWADRRFHLDHGRAFALYAAAYTVGRFWIEYLRVDEAHHILGLRLNDWTALLVFAAAVAYLVAATRRAADGRAAIDASRPLQRVDATRSPKT; via the coding sequence GTGCCCCTGGCCTTCATTCCCAGCCCGTCCATCGGCGAGATCCACCTGGGTCCGCTGCCGCTGCGCGGCTACTCACTGATGCTGATCCTCGGCATCGCCGCCGCCGTGTGGCTGGGTGGCCGTCGCTGGGCCGCCCGCGGCGGAGAGAAGACCGTCGTGGCGGACATCGCCCTGTGGGCGGTCCCGTTCGGTGTCGTCGGCGCCCGCCTCTACCACGTGATCACGTCCAGCGAGCCGTACTTCGGCAAGGGCGGCGATCCGCTCAAGGCCCTCATCATCTGGGACGGGGGCATCGGTATCTGGGGCGCCATCGCCGGTGGGGCCGTCGGAGCCTGGATCGGCTGCCGCCGCAAGGGCGTTGCCCTGTCCGCGTTCGCCGACGCCGTCGCCCCCGGCATCGCGCTGGGGCAGGCCATCGGCCGCTGGGGCAACTGGTTCAACCAGGAGCTCTACGGGCGGGCCACCACCCTCCCCTGGGCCCTGGAGATCGACCCCGCACACCGGCCTGAGGCCACAGCGGACCTGGCCACGTATCACCCCGCGTTCCTGTACGAGTCGTTGTGGTGTCTCGGCGTGGTCGCCCTGGTCGTGTGGGCGGACCGCCGCTTCCACCTCGACCATGGCCGGGCGTTCGCGCTGTACGCCGCCGCGTACACCGTCGGCCGCTTCTGGATCGAGTACCTGCGGGTGGACGAGGCCCACCACATCCTCGGCCTGCGCCTGAACGACTGGACCGCGCTGCTGGTCTTCGCCGCCGCCGTCGCCTACCTCGTGGCCGCGACACGGCGCGCGGCCGACGGGCGTGCCGCCATCGACGCGAGCCGTCCCCTTCAGCGAGTGGATGCCACCCGTAGTCCCAAGACCTGA
- a CDS encoding DUF6069 family protein, with protein MSSVPETLSSRRGPLVVAGGVFIAFVLSALVNALIAVLAHALGAPEDFDPLEPPSYAFLTALGVLAGAVGWALIRRFDRNPERLLRRLVPSVVVVSFVPDFFLFDEGEVIGVVALLVMHVAVAVIAVQAYRRVMPVGAVR; from the coding sequence ATGTCATCTGTCCCTGAGACGCTCTCTTCACGGCGGGGTCCGCTCGTGGTGGCGGGAGGTGTGTTCATCGCCTTCGTGCTGTCCGCCTTGGTGAACGCGTTGATCGCGGTGCTGGCGCACGCGCTGGGCGCGCCTGAGGACTTCGACCCGTTGGAGCCCCCGTCGTATGCCTTCCTGACCGCGCTGGGGGTGCTGGCCGGGGCCGTCGGATGGGCCCTCATCCGCAGGTTTGACCGGAATCCCGAACGGCTGCTCCGCCGACTCGTCCCGTCGGTCGTCGTAGTCTCCTTCGTCCCCGACTTCTTCCTGTTCGACGAGGGCGAGGTCATCGGTGTCGTGGCCCTGCTCGTGATGCACGTCGCGGTCGCGGTGATCGCGGTGCAGGCGTACCGCAGGGTCATGCCTGTGGGCGCGGTGCGGTGA
- a CDS encoding DUF2283 domain-containing protein, which yields MRVEYDASANMAYIYLVDGIAPGEAVRQVPAEDDTAILDYDSHGRLLGIELFSARRRLHPELLAGAERIDREPRPPTA from the coding sequence ATGCGGGTCGAGTACGACGCATCGGCGAACATGGCGTACATCTACCTTGTCGATGGCATCGCCCCAGGAGAAGCCGTCCGGCAGGTACCTGCCGAGGACGACACGGCGATACTCGACTACGACTCACACGGACGACTTCTGGGCATCGAGCTGTTCAGCGCCAGACGCCGGTTGCACCCGGAGCTGCTGGCCGGTGCCGAGAGGATCGACCGTGAGCCGCGTCCGCCGACCGCTTGA